DNA sequence from the Vallitalea longa genome:
CTAATCTATTAATTAATATATCTACTGTTATTATACTAGACGCTCTATAACCTAGCAATAAAAATTCTCAGCTTTTGAAAAATATGTAATTATTCTTAAATAAATATACCAATTCTTCAAATATATGTTAGAATAAAAATATTAGGTTGTTTAATAAATACTTTTTTCAACTTAATACATAATATATTCAACCTATACTTATGGCTTAAACTTTTAACCTTTAATATATACGGATTATATACAATCAAATAAATGATGAATACTCTTATATTGAGCTACTTGAATATTAAAGGAAAAGAGTTGAGTAATATAATTAATTATTGAGGAGGCAACGCAAAATGAATATGAAATGGAATCTTGACAAACTCTATACATCTTTTGAATGCGAAGAAATCAAAAAAGATTTTCAACTTGTAGAAAAACTTATAGAAGATACAACAAATTTTGTAAACGTTAATACTGCAACAACTGATAATGCCAAAAACAAACTAGAAAAATATTATGAATCAAAGAATAACTTAGAAAATGTTATTAGTAGACTATATGACTATGCATATCTAACTTATAGCGTAGATACAAAAAATAATGCAGCTATAAAACAAATGGAAAAAGTTGAAAGCTATATTCCTAAACTCACTATTTTAGATGTAAAAATACAAAAATGGCTAAATAAGCTTGATGGTCTAGATGAAATTATTGCATCTTCTGATTACTTGAAAGAACATGAGTACATAATCAAAAGCAATAAAAAATTAGCACAATATCTATTAAGTGACGAAGAAGAACAGTTAATCGCAGAAATGCAGAATACTGGTTCTAATGCTTGGTCTAAATTACAAGAGACAGTAACATCTTCACTATTAGTTGATTACGAAGATGAAAAGTTACCTTTGACAGTAATTAGAAATTATGCTTATGATTCATCCGCTGAAAAAAGAAAAAAAGCTTATGAAGCAGAATTAGAAGCATATAAAAAAATTGACCAATCTTCAGCAGCATGCTTAAATGCTATTAAGGGAGAAGTAATTACTTTAGCTAAAAAAAGAGGTTATTCTTCACCTCTTGATATGACTCTTGTTGGTTCAAGAATGGATAAAGAAACTCTTGATGCTATGATAACTGCTATAAAAGAATATCTGCCTTCTTTCCATATGTATCTTAAAAAGAAAGCCAAAATGCTTGGACATGAAAAAGGACTTCCTTTCTATGACTTGTTTGCTCCAGTAGGGGAAGTTGATATGCAATATACTTTTGAAGAAGCTAAAGATTTTGTTGTTTCTAATTTTACTTCTTTCAGTAACAAACTTGGTAACTTTGCAAATAATGCTTTTGAAAATAGATGGATTGATGCAGAACCTAGAGAAGGTAAAATAGGTGGTGCTTATTGTAGTAATCTTCACTGTATAAAAGAAAGTAGAATCATGGCTAATTTCTCAGGAAGTCTTAATGATGTTACTACATTAGCACATGAATTAGGACATGGATACCATGGAGACTGCCTCAAAGATGAATCCAGCCTCAATAGTGATTATCCTATGCCAATAGCAGAAACTGCTTCAATTTTCTGTGAAACCATAGTAATGAATGCAGCTCTTAAGAATGCTACTGATGAAGAAGCACTTGTTATATTAGAAAATGATCTTATGGGTTCTAACCAAACTATAGTAGACATATATAGCCGTTACTTATTTGAAACTGCTTTATTTGAAAATAGAAAAACTTCTTCATTATCAGTGGATGAATTGAAAGAAATAATGTTAGATGCACAAAAAGAAGCATATGGTGATGGTCTAGACCATAATGTGTTACACCCTTATATGTGGACATGCAAACCTCATTACTATTTTTCAGATGCTAACTTCTATAATTTCCCATATGCCTTTGGCTTATTATTTGCAAAAGGATTATATGCTAAATACCTAGAAATGGGTAGTGATTTCATACCTAAATATGATGAATTGCTTAATGCGACAGGTAAGAATAATGTCAAAGATGTATTAGCAATAATGGATATTGATTCACATGATGTTGATTTCTGGAGAAGTTCACTTGAAATAGTAAAAAAAGATATAGATAAATTTTTAGCTTTATAACAAAATCTATCTATAGAAACATAAACTGCAATCAATAAATATTAAAAACAAAATTATAAGTATCATTTTTCTATAAATTAAGTTAAAACAAATATTAACTATTATAATGAGAATTCTGTCATAAATGTATAACAAAATGTCTAATTTTTACATTTTAATTATATAGATAGAATTCTCTTATTATTTTCTTAAAATTTTATAAATAAGCCTTTAACATATTGTAAATATATGGTAATATATTATTATAATGTTAAACGGGGTGATCTTGTGTCTAATCTAAATCATACTATAACAGAAAAATTTCAATGTACAGTTAAAGAAAACGATTATTTCAATAAAAACATACTTGATCAATTAGCTAAATTACAAGAAGTTGCTGCAAAACTTAATAAAAATATTATCAGAGCTTGCACTTATTGTGGTTGTATTGAAATTAATGCAAATAATAAGCTCTATTCTTATAATGATGATATTAATCTAGATATGATTAAAATTCTTGATCCTCATCATATTACAGGTACACTCTGTGAAGACTGTAGAGATAGAATTGAAAATGATATCGGAAGTTGTCTTTATCACTTGGCTTGTATCAGCAACTCCTTTGATCTTAATCTAAACGGTATCCTATTACAAGAAATGAACAAAGTAAATCTGCTTGGAAAATTCAACATTGAATGAAATGATAAAATAATTTTGGAGATAATATAGGAGAATATCCATCAGCCACTAGCAATCTATATATTGGTTGAATTTTGTGTTAGTAGCTTATTGCTACATATTCCCCTATACTATCTCCATGTTAATATTTTTCTATTATTTCAATTTAGATTTGCTTAACTAATGTACATGTATTTCACCTTTATAGCCTTACAAAAAATGGTATATATTGTTCTCTTAGATAAACATTTTCAACTAGAATATATTATTTAAAGCTTCAGCTACATTATTTACACCGATTATTTCTATTCCATCTATTTTAATACCTTTTACATTAGTTTTTGATATAATACATTTTTTGAAACCCAATTTCTTAGATTCTAATATTCTTTTCTCTGCCATTGTAATTCCTCTAACTTCTCCTGTAAGTCCAACTTCTCCCATAATTACAGTTTTAGAATCTACGGGAATATTCTTGAAACTAGATGCAATAGCACATACAATACCCAAATCAAGACTTGGTTCTGTAATCTTTAATCCTCCAGCTATATTAACATAACTGTCATAACTAGCTAACTGCATACCTATCTTTTTTTCCAAAACCGCCATAAGTAGTACAACTCTATTATAATCTGTCCCTGTTGCAGTTCTTCTAGGCATACCAAAATTGGTAGGACTAGTCAAAGCTTGGACTTCTACCAACATAGGTCTAGTTCCTTCCATACAGCAAGTCACAATTGAACCAGGAGAGTTGATTGGTCTACCAGTCAACATATATTCGGAAGGATTTGGTACTTCCTCCAATCCTTTGTCTCTCATTTCAAAAACACCAATTTCATTAGTAGAACCGAATCTGTTTTTAACTGCTCTAAGTATTCTATATGAAGCACTCCTAACCCCTTCGAAATATAATACAGTATCAACCATATGTTCTAATACTCTAGGTCCAGCGATGGCACCTTCTTTAGTGACATGTCCAACAATAAATGTAGATATACCTAACCCTTTTGCAACTTTCATTAGAGCCGCAGTTACTTCTCTTACCTGACTGACACTACCTGCCGCTGAAGTTATATCATCACTGTAGATAGTTTGGATAGAATCAACTATTACAACACTTGGTTTTGTTTCTTTTATGACTTTCAAACAATAAGTCAGATTAGTTTCAGTGTATAGAGTTAATTTGTCCCCATTAACTCCCAGTCTATCACCTCTCATTTTAATTTGCTGCAAAGATTCTTCACCTGATATGTATAATACATCAATATCTTGGTCACATAGATACTGACACATCTGTAATAGCAATGTGGATTTACCGATTCCAGGATCTCCTCCTACCAATGTTAGAGAACCTTTTACTATACCTCCACCAAGAACACGGTCCAATTCACCTATATTGGTTGTTAGTCTTTCTTCCTCATTCATTTCTATACACGAAAGTTTTTTAGGTTTGCTTTTTATATTTATATCGTTATTAGTATGTACATTCTTTGTTTTTATTTTGATTTCTTCAACAAATGTATTCCATTGTTTACATGCTGGACATTGTCCCATCCACTTTGCTGATTCATTACCACATTCTTGACATACAAATACACTTTTCTGCTTGGCCATAACATCCTCCCTTATTTTTGTTATCTAAAATAAATATCTACAAAATAGAAATAGGGGCATTATAACCCCTTAAGTCTATCAAAATCTAATCTGAAATTATTATACTGCTATAATTATATCTTTAATAACAAAATAATAATTGAAACCAAACCCATACAAAAATTGACTAAACATAGAAATGTAACTACTTGCCTCTGATTTAATCCTGCTGACAAAAGTCTGTAATGAACTTGACTTCTATCTGCCTTATACACAGCTTTTCCTTCTAAAAAGCGTTTTATTACTACAAAGATGTTATCAAATATTGGTACACCCAAAGCAAGAATTGGTATCAGTAATGACAAAACAGTCGCTTGCTTAAAAGCCCCATCTAACGCAATAACTCCTAATATATATCCTATGAAAGTCGCACCTGCATCACCCATATATATTTGAGCAGGTTGCTTATTATATTTCAAATATCCTATTAGTACACCAGTTAATATAATGGCCATCATGGCTGAATTCACCTGACCTTTAGCTAATGCAACAATAAATAATGTTATAGCGGATATAGCTGAAATACCACCAGCTAAACCGTCCAATCCATCAATAAAGTTAATAACTGTTGTGACACCAAAAATCCATGTGACAGTTAATAGAAATTGTAGTATCACAGGTAGTAAAACATATTCATGAGTTATTGGATTAGTAAAACCATAAAAAATCATACCAGATTGATAGGCAACAATCGCTGCACCCACTTGCACGATAGATTTAGGTAATGCTGGAAATTCTTTTTTCTTAGTTTTAAACCAATCATCAATAATACCAATGGATAAAATCATTAACGAACCAATAAGTAACGCTATAGATTTGCTATTTATTCCTTCAGAAAAAGACAAATAAGTGACCATAAAGCCTAAGAAGATTCCGACTCCAGCTAAGCCAGGAACAGGTTTTTTATGGATTTTCCTAGATGTTGGTTTATCTACAAAATCAATTTTTATTGCGAATTTCTTTAGTTGTGGAATTAACAGATACACGATTAAAAAAGCTATTAAAAAAGCTATTATGTAATTCATAGTTATCCTCCTCATTTGTACAACAAAATAATAGCATAAAAGAATTATATTTACAAGATTATACCATTCTTTTGATGCATAAAAAAGGACAGCTATTTAAGCTGTCCCATGTATTATGCTTTTTTTATCATTACGTTTTGCATCCCACAACTTGAAAAATCAACACTAAAACTTACTTTTCCAGCTAAATTAGCTTTCATCTTGCCTACTTGTACTTGATTTATATATATCCTATATTCTTGGTCTGCTTCTAATTCTAACGTAATCTGTGCATCTTCTATTCCTTCAACTTGAAAATCAATTATTTTATCGCTAATTGAAAAATTATGGACTGTTGTTCCTGGTACAGACTCGAAAAGCAGTCTCCCATTTTTTTCTAATCTTGTTATTTCATTATAAGTTTTAACTTTATATATATGTCCATCAACTTCAAAATTAATTACCTTTTTCTTTTCATCCATTAGATGATTACCAAAACTTAAAGTATTATCATCTTCTACCCTGATTAATTCTTGAATACCAGCCATCTTTACCCTCCTATATTGTCGTAAAAAGTTGAATAACTACATTATATATTATTTTATATTTAATTACCAGTAGAAAATTAATTTGTTACCTATAAATTACTGATTTGACATATATTCCTATCAAAATCATCTATTAATATTTTATCTATTATAACATAATACCTATGAAAATAATATGGTAATTATTTTAAACAGTAAAAATCAATTCATCTTCTGATACATCTACAATAACTTTGTCCCCATATTTGATTTTCTTATCTAGTAATTCTTCAGCTAGTTTGTCTTCTACCTTTGATTGAATAGCCCTTCTTAGTGGTCTAGCACCATAGGCTTCATCAAAACCTTCTTTTGCCAGATAGTCTTTTGCTTCATCAGTTACTTCAAGCTCAATACCAACATTTTTCTTAAGCCTTATTGCAACTTGACTTATCATGATTCCAACAATTTCACGTATGTTTTCTTTAGTCAATGAATGGAATACTATAAGTTCATCAATTCTGTTAAGGAATTCTGGTCTGAATAATCTCTTGACTTCATCCATTACATTTTTTCTCATATCCTCATAGTTTTTCTTTTCATCTACTTCAGAAACAAAACCTAATTTTATTGGTGAAACAATATTTCTTGCACCAACATTAGAAGTCATTATTATTACGGTATTTTTAAAATTGACTTTTCTTCCCTGAGAATCTGTTATATGTCCATCATCAAGAACCTGTAATAATATATTAAAGACTTCTGGATGAGCTTTCTCTACTTCATCAAATAGAATTACTGAATATGGTTTTCTTCTTATTTTCTCACTTACTTGACCACCTTCATCATAACCAACATATCCTGGAGGTGACCCTATCAATTTGGAAACACTGTGTTTTTCCATATACTCAGACATATCAACTCTTATAAGTGCACTTTCATCTCCAAACAATGCTTCGGCTAAAGCTTTAGTGAGTTCAGTTTTCCCAACACCTGTTGGACCTAAGAATAAGAATGAACCTATAGGTCTTTTAGGATCTTTTAGCCCTACTCTTCCTCTTCTTATAGCTTTTGAAATCGCTGTAACTGCTTCATCTTGTCCAACAACTCTCTTATGAAGATATTCTTCAAGATGCTTAAGCTTTTCACCTTCTTCTTCAGTAAGCTTTTTAACTGGTATTCCTGTCCAACTTGATACTATATCAGCTATTTCTTCCTCTTTAACTGTTTGATTGGACATAGAATTCTTGGATTGCCATTCAAGTTTTGAAGCTTCTAATTTTTCTTTAATCTCATTTTGCTTTCTCTTGATAACTCCGGCCTTCTCGTATTCTTCAGTTTTTATAGCTATCTCTTTATCTTTTTCCAGTTCTTCTAATTCTCTTTCGAGTTCTTTAATATCAGGTGGTGCTGTAAAAGTGCTAAGTCTTACTTTGGAGGAAGCTTCATCTATTAAATCTATCGCCTTATCTGGTAGATAACGGTCAGTTATATATCTATTTGATAATTTTACCGCAGCAATTACAGCTTCATCTTTTATAGTGACTTTATGATGGGCTTCATACATACCTTTTAATCCTCTGAGTATTTCTATTGATTCATCTTCTGAAGGTTCTTCTACCTTAACAGGTTGGAATCTTCTTTCCAGCGCTGAATCTTTTTCTATATGTTTTCTGTACTCATCTAATGTAGTAGCCCCTATAAGTTGAATTTCTCCTCTTGCTAGAGAAGGCTTCAATATATTTGAAGCATCAATAGCTCCTTCTGCAGCTCCTGCTCCCACTATCGTATGAATTTCATCAATAAATAATAAAACATTTCCTGCTTCTTTTATTTCTTTTAATGCCTTCTTGATTCGATCTTCAAATTCTCCTCTATATTTTGAACCTGCAACCATTGATGATAAATCAAGAGCTACCACTCTTTTATCTTTTAATGTCTCTGGAATATTACCATCACAGATTCTTTGAGCTAATCCTTCTGCAATAGCGGTCTTACCTACACCAGGTTCTCCTATAAGGCATGGATTATTTTTAGTCCTTCTACTAAGTATCTGTATGACTCTTTCAATTTCTCTATCCCTACCTATTATAGGGTCAAATTCTCCCGCTCTTGACATATTAGTTAAATCTCTACTGAATTGGTCTAATACGGGAGTATTTGTTTTTTTATTAAGAACTTTTACGTCAGTTTCTTTATTAAGAGGTGATTCTCCAAGATTTTTTAAAATAAGTTGATATAATTTTTGGACAGTTACACCTGAACTGCTTATTAATTTTACAGCAATACAATCTGTTTCTTTTAATAAAGCAAGTAATATATGTTCAGTACCTATCATCGTTGTCTTCATACTAACCGCTTCACGTAAACTTGATTCAAGCACTCTTTTTGCTCTCGGTGTAAAATCTTCTACATTTGAAACCGTAACATTGCCTATTATACCTATCTTTTTAATCTTTTCTAATATAACCTCTTCCGTTATACCTTGGCTATTTAATATCTTACCAGCAACTCCTCTGCCTTCTTTTATTAGACCCAAGAGGATGTGCTCTGTTCCAACATAACCAATACCTAATTCCTTAGCTATTTGTCTAGATAAATTAATAGCTTCTTGAGCACGTCCAGTAAATCTACCCATCATAAGTTAACTCAAATCCTTTCTTATATAATAATTTATATTATCTTTGGCAAGTTGTTTCTTATATAAGTTGCTCTTTCTATGTCTCTTTCTTCCAATCTCAACTCTTTATTTATATTTTTTTGAAGATTAGCAGGCTGTATACAAGTCATCAATCCATATATATTAATAGGATTGTTAACATCTGACTTAAATATTCCCAATTCATATCCAAGTTTTATATCAGATAATAGACTCATAGCTTCCTTAGATGTGATAATTCTAGCATTAGCTAAAACACCATAGGAACGGAATACAGCATCTTCAAATTGCAACCTTTTCGCACTTAACAATTTTATTCTCAAAGCTCTCTCTTGTTCTACAATTTGCTTTGTTAAGCTAGTTAGATTATCTATAATCTCATTTTCTGAATGACCAAGTGTAATCTGATTAGATATCTGAAATACACTTCCTCTCGCTTTGGATCCTTCACCATAGATACCTCTAACCGTTATACCAAATTTTCCGATAGCATCTAAAATAAATTGTAGTTTTCCTGTTGTTTCAAGTGCTGGAACATGTATCATATATGAAGCCCTAAGCCCTGTTCCAACATTGGTAGGACAAGAAGTCAAATAGCCTATTTTCTCATCATATGCATAAGTTATTTTTTTTTCTAATAAATCATCTATTTTATAAGCATTGTCTAGTGCCTCTTGTAAATTTAATCCATTAGTTATAGATTGAATACGAAGGTGGTCCTCTTCATTAATCATAATGCTTATACTTTCATCTTCTGATAGAATCAATCCAGTAGGAATTGATGACCGTACGAAATTAGGACTGATAACATGACGTTCAACCATAGCTATTTTTTCTATTGGGGATAATTCATCCATATTGATGGAACGAAAGTAACTGTTATCTTCATGTATGTTTATAACTGCATCTTTTACATCTCCTATAATCATAACAGCATCTTCATCTGATATTTTACTAGGGAAATTATATTTTTCAATATTCCTGGCTAATCTAACTCTACTAGATATAACTACATCATCACTAACAGAATTTTTTTCAAACCATTTTAACATATGCCGCCCTCCTTCTTTAATGCTCTTATAGCATCTCGAAACTTAGCAGCATCTTCATATTCTTCTTTAATTACAGCTTCTTTCAGTTGGTTTTCTAAAGATTGTATTTGTCTTCTAACAATTATTTTCCCACCCGTTCTCTTTGGTATTTTACCTACATGGACATTACTTCCATGAACTCTTTTGATAACGGGGCTAAGAAGATTAGCAAAAGTTTTATAACATTCACTGCATCCGAATTTACCTTTTTTCTTGAATTCTTCATATGTCATACCACATTTATTACAACTAATAACATCTTTTTTATCATATTTGCTAATAATGTTTTTATTAATATCCAAAAGACTGCTAAGGAAACTTTCAAAGGAAATATCATTTTGTGGATACAGTCCTTTTACTTCCATAGCACATTTACTGCATAAATGAATTTCTTGTTTTTTTCCATCAACAGTTTTATTTAAGTATACAGTCGCAGGTTCTTTATGGCATCTTTCACATAACATGATTAATTCCCTCTTTATTAAAATAATATTTTTCTAAATGTATAGAACAGAACTTGTCTAAGTACTATAAATAAAAAAGTGACCAAGATTATTCACTTTTTTATTATAACCTATAATTACTAAGGTTCAACTATATATTAATCCATACAAACATTTTACTACATAAATACATATTTTACCAACATTACATACATATAATATTATATCATATTAATAGAGAAATTGGACAATTTTTTAAATCATTATTTTTATTTGTTTTTACTTATTAGATTTTCAAGATCTTGTTCTGTAACTGCATTTACATAGCCAATAATTTCTCCTTGTTTACTAATTACATATGTGGTTGGATATCCATTGATATAATAATTATCTGTTGCAGTACCATCAGAATCAAAGACTACAGGAAATGTTACATTCAAATTATTTAACCAATTCAATACTTCACTAACTGGCTTTTCATTGGCATCGTGCTGTACGTTAACTCCTATTATTGCTACTTCATCTTTATATTTATTATATATCCTTTGAAAAGCAGGCATTTCTTCTCTACAATAAGTACACCATGTTGTAAAGAAATTTACCAATATCAATTTTCCTTTATAATCAGATAATGTATAATTACTACCTTTTCCATTACTTAATGTAAAATCAGGTGCAGAAAAAGTTTGTGTCACTTCATTATCCGTTCCAGTTTCTTTGTCACCTTCTGGTACTTCTTCTGTTTTATTCTTATTGCTCTCATCTGTGGTTGGTTGCTGTGGTTCCTGTTTATCTTCTACTTTTTCTTCTACTGTATCTTTCTCTTCTACTTGTTCCTCTTTGGCCTTTTCTTCATTAGTCTTATCCCCATCAGTTTCATCCTCTGTAGTTTCATCTTCATCTAAGATATCCTTATCATCTTCACCATTCAATTCTATATCAGTATCATTACCACCATTTATTTCATTTTCACTATCATCTTTATCTTTTTTACATCCAGTCATCAAGATAAGAACTAATACCAACATTATTATCATATTTATTTTTTTCTTGGTCTTCATTAATAATCACCTCTATTTATAGTTAATTTTGTTTTCTTTAAAATTCTTAACTTTATTTCATTACTTATACATTTATTTTGATACCACCAACAGTGATAACGTATTGGTGTACAACATGATACCCATAATAATCATTAATAATCCTGCAACAAATTTAATCTTATCAAAATACTTATAGATTCTTTTATAATTGTTAATGAATCTACTTAGTAATAATGCTGATATTAAAAATGGTATCGCAAAACCGATTGAATAAACCAACATCATAAATCCTGCTCTCATATAATCTTTCTCAAAACTAGCTAAAAAAAGTATAGTTCCAATAATTGGTCCATTACAAGGTGTCCACCCAAAACTAAATGTTATTCCAAGTAGTAATGACTTTAGAAAATTAGGACTATAGTTTTTGTAATGATATTTCTTTTCTTTATTGAATAGCTTTATCTTGAATACTCCAAGAAAATAAAGTCCAAAAATGATTACTAATATTCCTCCTACTTTCCTTATAGAATCTTGATATCTTACTAGAGTATCATTAATAACTTTTGCTCCAAATCCTAGAGTTATATTAAGTATAGAAAGCCCAAGTACAAATGCAATAGCATTAATAATCATTATCTTTCTTATGTCTTTATTATTTTCTAGATTCGTAATTGTAGTCCCTGCAAGATAACTAAAATACAAAGGTAGTAAGGGTAATACACAAGGAGTAAAAAAGGATAAAAAGCCATTAAATATCGCTACCCAAAAAGTCAATTCATTTCCCATATATGTTTTACTGCCTCCTAAATCTAAATATTTCATACTGATTTTCAAGTTGCAAGTTCTTCATTTATATATTACTATATTACAATTAACAAATCCATAACATTCTTAAAAGTTAACATAATAGTAAAAAACTTAACAAAATGTCCACAACTATAAGCATTAAAGAAAAATAAGTTAATTTATATAAAAAATGCTCCCCCTTGACTCATTAATTAAGGCAATATTGGTCCATCTTCAGTGTCTTGTTCTACATTTGAAATCATCCTTTTGAACATATCACCATCTACTGCTCCCGACCTAGCCATCATACCAATTTCATGTGATGTTAGATTACCCATATAAGGACGTTCATTCTTAACATTTGGATATGGTTTATCTTCTGTAATTTCTTGTGATACACCATTATCATTATCATAATTAGCATTTTCAATTTTTTCACTAATTCCTGATTCTTTCTTAATTTTATTAGTATTACTTTTATTATCATTGGATCCTACTTGTTTCATGTTGATTATCCTTTCGTTGAATAATATTTTTTTCTAAAAAAATAGAGATAGCTGTAACTATCTCTATTTAGTGTATGTTATTATTATATTATTATACAAATTGAATTTAAGAATTCGCAGTTCTTTTTAACTGCTTAATTGCAGAATCTACTGTTGGTATGAATAATAGAATAACTGTCAAAAACACTTCAACTGCTATATAAGATATGTTATATGCAATGGAATATAACACAGGATCCATATTTACTCCTTCAGCATAACTAGTAAAGAATATGACCCCTGTCAAAAAGTGGCATATGAATCTTCCAAAAGTCCCTATGAATAGACCTTTTAATAATCCGTTTTGTGATTTTTTAAAGATTCCAGACAAACCAAGAGCACCAAATGCAATAGGATAATCCAATAACAATTGAGCCGGATGAACTACCCAAGGGTCGATTATCAACTGTAACAATCCATACGTAATACCACATATTACACCTTGAGTTGTGCCAAACCAGTATCCGATAAGTACAATAAACAGCATACTGAATGGTGTTATCGAACCACCTTGTGGAAGTTTAATAATCTTTAACTGAGATAATACAACAGCTATAGCTATTGCAATTGCTGAATATACTAATTCTTTAGTCTTCATGGTTTTTGACTTACTTCCAATAGATACTACTAACAGCAATAACAATAATGCTACTACGACAATAATAATTTGTCCTAGTGTTGAAGTAATTATTTTTTGCAATTCACCAGTAGAAATTGCATTCTGAAATTCTTGAAACATAATAAAAATCCTCCTTATATTTAGGAAGATCATTGACTGAAAGTAAACATATTAAATCGATCTAACGCTTCCCTACGACGGCATTACCCGCATCAGGTAAAAAGGGTCAGTAACAATATACTTTCTCAGCCAACTGGCTCCCCTAGCTAATTTTATATCACACATAATTTACTATTTTTTTACACATTTGTCAAGTCTTATATTTTTATAATTCCTTAGCTGGACTTTCAACCATTTCTTTTTCTACACTGGCTATCATTCTTTTGACCATTTCTCCACCTAATTTCCCTGCTCCTGCCATAGAACCTATCTGTGTAGATGTTAAATCAGCCATATATGAATCATCACTATATATATGTTTCCTGCTTTGTTCCTTATTTTCCGTTATGTTAATGTCTTTCACTATAATCCCATCCTTTTTGATTTTTATATCAGTATGATTATAGTTTTAATAATTAATAATATATTTATTCATTATAATTATTTAATTTAAGGATATGAATATATCTATAGTCTGGTTATTCATATCTTCTGAATCATTATGATACAATTCAAAATCAGTATCATATTTTCTATTCAAATCCAT
Encoded proteins:
- a CDS encoding M3 family oligoendopeptidase, with protein sequence MNMKWNLDKLYTSFECEEIKKDFQLVEKLIEDTTNFVNVNTATTDNAKNKLEKYYESKNNLENVISRLYDYAYLTYSVDTKNNAAIKQMEKVESYIPKLTILDVKIQKWLNKLDGLDEIIASSDYLKEHEYIIKSNKKLAQYLLSDEEEQLIAEMQNTGSNAWSKLQETVTSSLLVDYEDEKLPLTVIRNYAYDSSAEKRKKAYEAELEAYKKIDQSSAACLNAIKGEVITLAKKRGYSSPLDMTLVGSRMDKETLDAMITAIKEYLPSFHMYLKKKAKMLGHEKGLPFYDLFAPVGEVDMQYTFEEAKDFVVSNFTSFSNKLGNFANNAFENRWIDAEPREGKIGGAYCSNLHCIKESRIMANFSGSLNDVTTLAHELGHGYHGDCLKDESSLNSDYPMPIAETASIFCETIVMNAALKNATDEEALVILENDLMGSNQTIVDIYSRYLFETALFENRKTSSLSVDELKEIMLDAQKEAYGDGLDHNVLHPYMWTCKPHYYFSDANFYNFPYAFGLLFAKGLYAKYLEMGSDFIPKYDELLNATGKNNVKDVLAIMDIDSHDVDFWRSSLEIVKKDIDKFLAL
- a CDS encoding DUF1573 domain-containing protein — encoded protein: MSNLNHTITEKFQCTVKENDYFNKNILDQLAKLQEVAAKLNKNIIRACTYCGCIEINANNKLYSYNDDINLDMIKILDPHHITGTLCEDCRDRIENDIGSCLYHLACISNSFDLNLNGILLQEMNKVNLLGKFNIE
- the radA gene encoding DNA repair protein RadA yields the protein MAKQKSVFVCQECGNESAKWMGQCPACKQWNTFVEEIKIKTKNVHTNNDINIKSKPKKLSCIEMNEEERLTTNIGELDRVLGGGIVKGSLTLVGGDPGIGKSTLLLQMCQYLCDQDIDVLYISGEESLQQIKMRGDRLGVNGDKLTLYTETNLTYCLKVIKETKPSVVIVDSIQTIYSDDITSAAGSVSQVREVTAALMKVAKGLGISTFIVGHVTKEGAIAGPRVLEHMVDTVLYFEGVRSASYRILRAVKNRFGSTNEIGVFEMRDKGLEEVPNPSEYMLTGRPINSPGSIVTCCMEGTRPMLVEVQALTSPTNFGMPRRTATGTDYNRVVLLMAVLEKKIGMQLASYDSYVNIAGGLKITEPSLDLGIVCAIASSFKNIPVDSKTVIMGEVGLTGEVRGITMAEKRILESKKLGFKKCIISKTNVKGIKIDGIEIIGVNNVAEALNNIF
- a CDS encoding MraY family glycosyltransferase; the protein is MNYIIAFLIAFLIVYLLIPQLKKFAIKIDFVDKPTSRKIHKKPVPGLAGVGIFLGFMVTYLSFSEGINSKSIALLIGSLMILSIGIIDDWFKTKKKEFPALPKSIVQVGAAIVAYQSGMIFYGFTNPITHEYVLLPVILQFLLTVTWIFGVTTVINFIDGLDGLAGGISAISAITLFIVALAKGQVNSAMMAIILTGVLIGYLKYNKQPAQIYMGDAGATFIGYILGVIALDGAFKQATVLSLLIPILALGVPIFDNIFVVIKRFLEGKAVYKADRSQVHYRLLSAGLNQRQVVTFLCLVNFCMGLVSIIILLLKI
- a CDS encoding endosialidase; its protein translation is MAGIQELIRVEDDNTLSFGNHLMDEKKKVINFEVDGHIYKVKTYNEITRLEKNGRLLFESVPGTTVHNFSISDKIIDFQVEGIEDAQITLELEADQEYRIYINQVQVGKMKANLAGKVSFSVDFSSCGMQNVMIKKA